In one Bacteroidota bacterium genomic region, the following are encoded:
- the yidC gene encoding membrane protein insertase YidC — MNKNTINTIIGIVIIFGILVGYSIFTAPSKEEKAKMQHQRDSVFKAAKARYISDSIAKATAKNIPAADSVKDTAKAGKAGISGNGNVKDSNALKASANQYGSFSVASKGTQKYFIIENDLYKIKISKLGGGIAEVTLKTYLTGEEDKSKKRPIVLFSSDKSTYGISFFSNNKLINSADLYFEPYVASSTYAGKDSIVIGKTDSLAFGMRLYPNATDSTFDKSRFIEFSYALKGGRYVLGYTVNIENMQDVIANNTGYIGLDWAVILKQQERSLKNEEMVSTVYYKPEGDAVDYLSETKDSEKPYKAQVKWVSFKQQFFSSTLISKTSFKEANMKCTTLKKVADAKSTVLADSMKAMSVGLTLNYNSAPKVSYPMEFYFGPNQYKILSNMNLDLERQIPLGWSFAPLAWINRFVVIPVFNFLDGFNMNYGIIILLLTILLKIVLLPIAYKTYMSSAKMRVLKPEVEDINKKFPKKEDALKKQQATMALYKKAGVNPMSGCIPLLLQMPILIALYRFFPASIELRQKSFLWADDLSTYDSIAKLPFDIPFYGAHISLFTLLMTVTTIIYTKINNQMMGTTSQPGMKFLMYAMPVMFLGFFNNFAAGLSYYYFLANVITFLQMYLFRKFVNEDKVHERIQENKKKPTKTSGFQKRLEDMAKKRGYNTKK, encoded by the coding sequence ATGAACAAGAACACAATCAATACAATCATAGGTATTGTAATCATTTTCGGAATACTGGTCGGATACAGCATTTTTACTGCTCCTTCTAAAGAAGAAAAAGCAAAAATGCAGCATCAGCGCGATTCTGTTTTCAAAGCTGCAAAAGCCCGTTACATCAGTGATTCTATTGCAAAAGCTACTGCAAAGAACATCCCTGCGGCCGATTCAGTAAAAGACACTGCAAAGGCCGGTAAAGCTGGAATTAGCGGCAACGGCAATGTAAAAGATTCCAATGCTCTTAAAGCAAGTGCTAACCAGTATGGTTCTTTTTCTGTGGCGTCCAAAGGAACACAGAAATATTTCATCATTGAAAATGATTTGTATAAAATCAAGATTTCGAAATTAGGCGGCGGTATTGCTGAAGTTACGCTGAAAACATACCTTACCGGAGAAGAGGATAAATCAAAGAAAAGGCCTATTGTGCTCTTTTCTTCCGACAAGAGTACTTATGGAATCAGCTTCTTTTCAAATAATAAATTGATTAATTCTGCAGACCTTTACTTCGAACCCTATGTTGCGTCTTCGACATATGCGGGCAAAGATTCTATCGTCATTGGTAAGACAGACAGCCTCGCCTTTGGCATGCGTCTGTATCCGAATGCTACCGATTCTACTTTTGATAAATCGAGGTTTATTGAGTTCTCGTACGCGCTGAAAGGCGGAAGGTATGTGCTGGGATATACGGTGAACATAGAGAATATGCAGGATGTTATTGCGAATAATACCGGCTATATTGGTCTGGATTGGGCCGTCATACTGAAGCAGCAGGAGCGCAGTCTTAAAAACGAAGAAATGGTTTCTACGGTGTATTATAAGCCTGAAGGCGATGCCGTAGATTATCTTTCGGAAACCAAAGACAGCGAAAAGCCTTATAAAGCTCAGGTAAAATGGGTTTCTTTCAAACAGCAGTTTTTTTCATCAACCCTGATATCGAAGACATCCTTCAAGGAAGCCAACATGAAATGTACGACTTTGAAGAAGGTTGCCGATGCTAAATCAACGGTGCTTGCTGATAGCATGAAAGCCATGTCTGTAGGACTTACACTGAATTATAATTCGGCACCGAAGGTCAGCTACCCCATGGAATTTTACTTCGGTCCCAACCAGTATAAGATACTGAGCAACATGAACCTTGATCTGGAGCGTCAGATTCCTTTGGGCTGGAGCTTTGCGCCTCTTGCATGGATCAACCGTTTTGTGGTCATTCCGGTATTTAATTTCCTCGATGGTTTCAATATGAACTATGGTATCATTATTCTGCTGCTTACCATATTGTTGAAAATTGTGTTGCTGCCTATCGCGTATAAGACATATATGTCGTCGGCTAAAATGCGCGTTCTGAAACCTGAAGTAGAAGACATTAATAAGAAATTTCCGAAAAAAGAAGATGCGCTCAAGAAACAGCAGGCAACTATGGCATTGTATAAAAAAGCCGGAGTGAACCCGATGTCGGGTTGTATTCCATTGTTGCTTCAGATGCCTATCCTTATTGCGCTGTACCGCTTTTTCCCTGCATCCATAGAGCTCAGGCAGAAGTCGTTTTTATGGGCCGACGACCTTTCAACATACGACTCCATAGCAAAGCTTCCTTTTGATATTCCCTTCTATGGTGCGCATATCAGTTTGTTTACGCTGCTGATGACTGTTACCACCATTATCTACACCAAAATCAACAACCAGATGATGGGAACCACCTCGCAGCCCGGCATGAAATTCCTGATGTATGCCATGCCTGTGATGTTCCTCGGATTCTTTAATAATTTTGCAGCCGGTCTCAGCTATTATTACTTTCTGGCAAACGTTATCACCTTCCTGCAGATGTATCTCTTCCGCAAATTTGTGAATGAAGATAAAGTTCATGAGCGCATTCAGGAAAATAAAAAGAAGCCGACAAAGACCTCCGGTTTTCAGAAAAGACTTGAGGATATGGCCAAAAAAAGAGGCTATAATACTAAAAAATAA
- the rsmA gene encoding 16S rRNA (adenine(1518)-N(6)/adenine(1519)-N(6))-dimethyltransferase RsmA — protein sequence MTQPVQPKKSLGQHFLRDENIARKIADSLSLHGDYKYVVEVGPGMGMLTKYLLERSEFETGVVEIDRDSVAYLKENYPTLEPRIIEGDFMKVRLDGIPAPFAVIGNFPYNVSSQILFRVLELRNSVPEVVGMFQKEVARRIATPPGSKEYGILSVLLQAYYTIEYLFTVNENVFFPPPKVKSAVIRLKRNQVMALDCNEKLFFQVVKTAFNQRRKTLRNALLSMVSGKDVLQEPIFEKRAEQLQVSDFVWITRHVEQMNLIIEA from the coding sequence ATGACTCAACCCGTACAACCCAAAAAAAGCCTCGGGCAACACTTTTTGCGCGATGAAAATATTGCACGAAAAATAGCAGACAGCCTCAGTCTGCACGGAGATTATAAGTATGTAGTTGAGGTAGGTCCCGGCATGGGAATGCTTACCAAATACCTGCTTGAGCGAAGTGAATTTGAAACGGGGGTTGTTGAGATTGACCGCGACAGTGTGGCATATCTCAAAGAAAATTATCCTACACTTGAACCACGGATTATTGAAGGTGACTTCATGAAAGTGAGACTTGACGGCATTCCTGCACCATTTGCGGTGATTGGGAATTTTCCGTACAACGTCTCGAGCCAGATATTGTTCCGGGTGCTGGAGCTCAGAAACAGCGTTCCCGAAGTAGTCGGAATGTTTCAGAAAGAAGTAGCACGCCGGATTGCCACACCACCGGGTTCAAAGGAATACGGAATTCTGAGCGTACTGCTGCAGGCATATTACACCATTGAGTATCTGTTTACCGTCAATGAAAATGTGTTTTTTCCGCCTCCCAAGGTCAAATCGGCAGTAATCCGCTTAAAGCGGAACCAAGTAATGGCTCTTGACTGCAATGAAAAGCTGTTTTTTCAGGTGGTAAAAACAGCATTCAACCAAAGGCGAAAAACACTCAGAAATGCGCTGCTTTCTATGGTTTCGGGTAAGGATGTATTACAGGAACCAATATTTGAAAAACGCGCCGAGCAATTACAGGTATCTGATTTTGTTTGGATTACACGGCATGTTGAGCAAATGAACCTCATTATTGAGGCGTGA
- a CDS encoding tetratricopeptide repeat protein translates to MKNIFFCIALLCCISAAAQPETDEQLAVQYFQNKEYDKALSIFETLYTNNPTPLYYNYYLDCLIESGNFKKAEKFLGRQIKKYAGEQKYLVDLGYAYQREGQGDDARKQYELALKQLQPDQQAVIDLANAFLTRDLADYAVMAYQKGKKLLKGGYPFCMEMAAIYQKKGDWASVFEEYLNLCDFIAASSEDVQNKMQDIIADDADGKRGELFRTMLLDRIKKEPQKTWYSELLMWYFIQQKDFASALMQAKSLDKRLGEDGNRVFKLGGVAASNKDYETAAECYDYIITKKGNTNPYYFQCRLDKINVKYLKISSSISPAKEELLALEKEYQAMLSELGTSAQTIVLMKNLAHLQAFYLDKMEDAKALLNQAIETQGSSPDLIAQCKIELADIMLMSGEVWDASLLYSQVEKAFKYDPIGFEAKFKNAKLYYYNGEFDYAKAQLDVLKAATAKLIANDAMELALLIGDNMDPDDSTYVGLMLYSKADMYVFQNKYQLALTTLDSINMLGTYHPLFDEVLYKKAQIMIRTGDFAMADTLLQKLIDFYPSDILADDALLMLAKLNEEQFKNKEKAMELYQKLLTEYPGSINAVEARMRFRSLRGDKVN, encoded by the coding sequence TTGAAAAATATATTTTTTTGTATTGCCTTGCTCTGCTGCATTTCAGCAGCGGCTCAGCCGGAAACCGATGAGCAGCTCGCTGTACAGTATTTTCAGAACAAAGAATACGATAAGGCGCTTTCTATTTTCGAAACGCTTTACACGAACAATCCTACGCCGCTGTATTATAACTACTATCTGGACTGTCTCATCGAATCGGGTAATTTTAAAAAGGCCGAGAAGTTTCTGGGCAGGCAGATAAAAAAATACGCGGGTGAACAGAAATACCTTGTGGATCTGGGATATGCCTATCAGCGAGAAGGACAGGGCGACGATGCGCGCAAGCAATATGAGCTGGCGCTGAAGCAGCTGCAGCCCGATCAGCAGGCGGTCATCGACCTTGCCAATGCCTTTCTGACCCGCGACCTTGCCGATTACGCCGTAATGGCCTATCAGAAAGGCAAGAAACTATTGAAAGGCGGATATCCTTTTTGTATGGAAATGGCGGCCATTTACCAAAAGAAAGGGGACTGGGCGTCTGTATTTGAAGAATATCTGAACCTCTGTGACTTTATTGCTGCTTCATCGGAAGATGTGCAAAATAAAATGCAGGACATTATTGCCGATGATGCCGACGGAAAACGCGGTGAACTGTTCAGAACCATGTTGCTTGACCGCATTAAAAAGGAACCGCAAAAAACCTGGTATTCTGAGCTGCTGATGTGGTATTTTATACAGCAGAAAGATTTCGCCTCGGCGCTGATGCAGGCTAAATCGCTGGATAAGCGACTGGGCGAAGATGGCAACCGGGTGTTTAAGCTCGGAGGTGTGGCGGCATCCAACAAAGATTATGAGACTGCTGCCGAATGTTATGACTATATCATTACCAAAAAGGGGAATACAAACCCTTATTATTTCCAGTGCCGCCTCGATAAAATAAACGTAAAATATCTTAAGATATCTTCATCGATAAGTCCTGCGAAAGAAGAACTGCTGGCACTTGAGAAAGAATATCAGGCCATGCTGAGCGAGCTGGGAACCAGTGCGCAAACCATTGTACTGATGAAAAACCTGGCACATCTTCAGGCATTCTATCTTGATAAAATGGAGGATGCAAAAGCGCTGCTCAATCAGGCCATTGAAACGCAGGGCTCATCACCCGACCTGATTGCCCAATGCAAAATTGAACTGGCGGATATCATGCTGATGAGTGGTGAGGTGTGGGACGCGTCCCTTCTGTATTCTCAGGTTGAAAAAGCGTTCAAGTATGATCCTATTGGTTTTGAGGCCAAATTCAAAAATGCAAAACTGTACTATTACAACGGCGAATTCGATTATGCCAAAGCGCAGCTTGATGTACTGAAAGCCGCTACAGCCAAGCTTATCGCAAATGATGCCATGGAGCTGGCTTTATTGATAGGCGATAATATGGACCCTGATGACAGTACCTACGTGGGACTTATGCTGTATTCCAAAGCCGATATGTATGTTTTTCAGAATAAATACCAGCTTGCACTGACAACGCTCGACAGCATCAATATGCTGGGCACCTACCATCCTTTATTTGACGAGGTGCTGTACAAAAAAGCACAAATCATGATCAGAACAGGCGATTTTGCCATGGCTGATACATTGCTTCAGAAACTGATTGATTTTTACCCGTCGGATATCCTTGCCGATGACGCCCTGCTTATGCTTGCCAAACTGAATGAGGAACAGTTCAAAAATAAAGAAAAAGCCATGGAGCTTTACCAGAAACTGCTTACGGAATATCCGGGAAGCATCAATGCTGTTGAAGCCCGTATGCGTTTCCGTTCCCTTCGCGGGGATAAAGTGAACTAA
- the serS gene encoding serine--tRNA ligase, protein MLLLSYIRTSPDEVIRRLAVKNFDAAEIVKGIIAADEERRNTQKLLDDGLAEANLAAKEIGKLFQEGKAGDAAKLKERTAELKIQSKELDERLKAAEEKMNGLLVLLPNTPHESVPAGKSAEDNEIVASWGDIPAADENIVPHWELTTKYNIIDFETGVKLTGAGFPVYRDKGAKLQRSLINFFLDNAVAAGYMEIQPPLMVNEASAYATGQLPDKDGQMYYIGIDKFYMIPTAEVPVTNIYRDMILKEKDMPIKNAAYSSCFRREAGSYGKDVRGLNRLHQFDKVEIVQIAHPDNSYSVLEEMKEHVAGLLRKLELPFRIVKLCGGDMSFTSALTFDFEVFAAGQQKWLEVSSVSNFENFQSNRMKLRYKNADGKINLTHTLNGSALALPRIVAALLENNQTPDGIKIPAALASYTGFDLLK, encoded by the coding sequence ATGCTATTATTATCCTATATCAGAACCAGTCCCGATGAAGTGATACGCAGACTTGCAGTGAAGAATTTTGACGCTGCTGAAATTGTCAAAGGGATTATTGCGGCCGACGAAGAGCGCCGCAACACACAAAAACTATTAGACGACGGTCTTGCCGAAGCTAACCTTGCCGCCAAAGAAATCGGCAAACTGTTTCAGGAAGGGAAAGCCGGAGATGCGGCGAAACTCAAAGAACGTACTGCCGAGCTCAAAATTCAATCGAAAGAACTTGATGAGCGCCTGAAAGCCGCTGAAGAGAAAATGAACGGGCTGTTGGTACTTCTTCCGAACACGCCTCATGAATCGGTTCCGGCCGGGAAATCAGCCGAGGATAATGAAATTGTGGCAAGCTGGGGTGATATTCCCGCAGCCGACGAAAATATTGTTCCGCACTGGGAGCTCACCACGAAATACAACATCATAGATTTTGAAACCGGCGTAAAACTTACCGGCGCAGGTTTCCCGGTTTACCGGGATAAAGGCGCAAAACTACAGCGCTCACTTATCAATTTCTTTTTAGACAATGCGGTTGCGGCAGGATACATGGAAATTCAGCCTCCGCTGATGGTAAACGAAGCATCGGCTTATGCAACGGGGCAGCTTCCCGATAAGGACGGACAGATGTATTATATCGGTATCGACAAATTTTACATGATACCCACGGCAGAAGTTCCGGTAACGAATATTTACCGCGACATGATTCTGAAAGAAAAAGATATGCCGATTAAAAATGCGGCGTATTCCTCCTGCTTCAGGCGTGAAGCCGGTTCATACGGAAAAGATGTCCGCGGGCTGAACCGCCTGCATCAGTTCGATAAGGTAGAAATCGTGCAGATAGCCCATCCCGATAATTCATACAGTGTTCTGGAAGAAATGAAAGAACATGTGGCAGGTCTGCTTCGCAAGCTGGAACTGCCGTTCCGCATAGTAAAACTGTGCGGAGGTGATATGAGCTTCACATCCGCGCTCACATTCGATTTTGAAGTGTTTGCGGCCGGTCAGCAGAAATGGCTTGAGGTAAGTTCTGTTTCAAACTTTGAGAATTTCCAGAGCAACCGCATGAAGCTGCGCTATAAAAATGCCGATGGAAAGATAAATCTTACACATACACTAAACGGCAGCGCGCTTGCGTTACCCAGAATAGTTGCCGCGCTGCTTGAGAATAATCAAACCCCTGACGGTATAAAGATTCCTGCCGCGCTGGCTTCCTACACAGGCTTTGATTTATTGAAATAA
- the alaS gene encoding alanine--tRNA ligase, producing MDSQTVRRTFLDFFASKTHQIVASAPMVIKNDPTLMFTNAGMNQFKDIFLGNTQAKYARIADTQKCLRVSGKHNDLEEVGHDTYHHTMFEMLGNWSFGDYFKKEAIEWAWELLTEVYKINKDNLYVTVFGGDEKEGLEPDNEAFEFWSKIISKDRIIYGSKKDNFWEMGDTGPCGPCSEIHVDIRDEAAKKLIPGKELVNQSDPHVIEIWNLVFIEFNRKSDNSLSPLPAKHIDTGMGFERLCMVMQGVKSNYDTDVFQPVIRELAKIAGKTYGEETKTDVAMRVIADHLRAVSFAIADGQLPSNNKAGYVIRRILRRAVRYGYTFLGFSEPFMFRLVPLLALQMGEAFPELESQKDLVMKVMQEEEQAFLRTLSVGLQKFEHYKPAKNIVEGAFAFELFDTFGFPIDLTQLIAREKGFDVDMPAFAACMEEQKKRSRQAATVDKEDWTELIAGDETEFLGYDTLETSSRIAKFRKVKAKDKEFFQVVLDKTPFYAESGGQAGDKGLFLIGDEKIGVDNTIKENNLIIHLVKKLPSDTAKEIIARVDPSKRNMTANNHSATHLLHSALKMVLGTHVEQKGSMVDDERLRFDFSHFAKMSDEEIRQVEAIVNQKIRENIVLTEMRNLPMKEAQELGAVALFGEKYGDNVRVIVFDKAFSMELCGGTHVKATGQIGLFRIVSESAIAAGVRRIEAITSAKAEAWINEQLEQLAKIKAVLKGSQDPASAIESLLGQNADLQKKIEQFQKEKASGLKQELIAKISVVNGLNFIAEKVDLDAAVIKNLAFELKADVENLFLVLGAEAEGKANLTIIMSEHLVKDRGLNASKIIRELGKEIQGGGGGQDYYATAGGKNPAGLESALKKAVEFIS from the coding sequence ATGGATTCTCAAACAGTACGCAGGACATTTCTGGATTTTTTTGCTTCAAAAACCCATCAGATAGTGGCTTCGGCGCCCATGGTAATTAAAAACGACCCTACGCTGATGTTCACCAATGCCGGCATGAACCAGTTCAAGGATATTTTTCTGGGAAATACACAGGCAAAGTATGCACGTATTGCCGATACACAGAAGTGCCTGCGCGTTTCGGGCAAGCACAACGACCTTGAAGAGGTTGGGCACGATACCTACCATCATACCATGTTTGAGATGCTTGGCAACTGGTCGTTTGGCGATTATTTCAAAAAAGAAGCCATTGAATGGGCCTGGGAACTGCTTACCGAAGTTTATAAGATAAATAAAGACAATCTGTATGTTACCGTGTTTGGCGGTGATGAAAAAGAAGGTCTTGAGCCCGATAACGAAGCCTTTGAGTTCTGGAGTAAAATCATTTCAAAAGACAGAATCATTTACGGCTCCAAAAAGGATAACTTCTGGGAAATGGGTGATACCGGTCCCTGCGGTCCCTGTTCTGAGATTCATGTCGATATTCGTGACGAGGCAGCCAAAAAGCTCATTCCCGGCAAGGAACTTGTGAATCAAAGCGACCCGCATGTTATTGAGATATGGAACCTCGTTTTTATTGAATTCAACCGTAAATCAGACAATAGTTTATCGCCGCTTCCGGCAAAACACATAGATACCGGTATGGGCTTCGAGCGTCTGTGCATGGTCATGCAGGGCGTGAAGTCCAATTATGATACCGACGTATTTCAGCCCGTTATCCGGGAACTCGCAAAAATTGCAGGCAAAACCTATGGCGAAGAAACAAAAACTGACGTAGCCATGCGTGTTATTGCCGACCATTTGCGCGCCGTTTCCTTTGCTATTGCCGACGGTCAGCTTCCGTCGAACAACAAAGCCGGTTACGTGATACGCCGGATATTGCGTCGTGCCGTCCGTTATGGCTATACCTTCCTGGGATTCAGCGAACCCTTTATGTTCCGGCTGGTGCCGCTGCTGGCATTGCAGATGGGCGAAGCCTTCCCTGAACTTGAATCGCAAAAGGATTTAGTGATGAAGGTGATGCAGGAAGAAGAACAGGCTTTTCTGCGTACGCTTTCGGTCGGTTTGCAGAAATTTGAACATTATAAACCGGCAAAGAATATCGTTGAAGGCGCTTTTGCATTCGAACTGTTCGACACCTTCGGCTTTCCGATAGACCTTACACAGCTTATTGCCCGCGAAAAAGGATTTGACGTGGATATGCCGGCATTTGCCGCCTGCATGGAAGAGCAGAAAAAACGTTCGCGCCAGGCGGCCACCGTTGATAAAGAAGACTGGACAGAATTGATTGCCGGCGATGAAACCGAATTCTTAGGGTACGATACCCTGGAAACCAGCAGCAGAATTGCAAAATTCCGCAAAGTAAAAGCCAAGGATAAGGAATTCTTTCAGGTGGTGCTCGATAAAACACCCTTTTATGCAGAGTCAGGCGGACAGGCAGGCGACAAAGGATTATTTCTTATTGGTGATGAGAAAATTGGTGTTGACAATACCATCAAAGAGAACAACCTCATTATACATCTGGTTAAAAAACTGCCTTCCGATACGGCAAAAGAGATTATTGCCAGAGTAGATCCTTCAAAAAGGAATATGACCGCCAATAATCATTCGGCAACCCATCTGCTGCACTCGGCGCTTAAGATGGTGCTGGGCACTCATGTGGAGCAAAAAGGCTCCATGGTTGACGACGAGCGTCTGCGTTTCGACTTTTCGCATTTTGCAAAAATGAGCGACGAGGAAATACGTCAGGTGGAAGCCATTGTAAATCAGAAAATACGTGAGAATATTGTCCTTACGGAGATGCGCAACCTTCCCATGAAAGAGGCGCAGGAACTGGGCGCTGTGGCTCTGTTCGGCGAAAAATACGGCGATAACGTCCGCGTAATAGTATTTGACAAAGCATTCTCAATGGAGCTTTGCGGAGGTACGCATGTAAAGGCAACCGGGCAGATTGGTCTGTTCCGCATTGTTTCAGAATCGGCCATTGCCGCCGGTGTAAGGCGTATAGAAGCCATTACATCCGCGAAAGCTGAAGCTTGGATAAACGAACAGCTGGAGCAGCTTGCAAAGATAAAGGCGGTGCTTAAAGGTTCACAGGATCCGGCATCAGCCATAGAATCGCTGCTTGGACAGAATGCCGACCTGCAGAAGAAGATTGAACAATTTCAGAAAGAAAAAGCTTCGGGGCTGAAACAGGAACTCATTGCTAAAATAAGTGTGGTAAATGGTCTGAACTTCATTGCCGAGAAAGTGGATTTAGATGCAGCGGTAATTAAAAATCTGGCTTTTGAACTGAAAGCGGATGTTGAAAATCTCTTTCTGGTGCTTGGTGCAGAAGCCGAAGGCAAGGCAAATCTTACCATCATCATGTCAGAGCATCTGGTGAAGGACCGCGGGCTGAACGCTTCAAAAATTATCCGTGAGCTCGGAAAAGAGATACAGGGTGGCGGCGGCGGCCAGGATTACTATGCTACGGCCGGCGGAAAGAATCCTGCAGGTCTGGAATCAGCACTTAAAAAAGCCGTGGAATTCATCAGTTAA
- a CDS encoding KilA-N domain-containing protein — MSRKKIINVKGTEITLLSQDTNDYISLTDIAKSRNNTEPFAVINNWMRNRSTIEFIGLWEKLCNPDFKPLDFERFKNESGSNYFVLSPQKWIESTNAIGIISKSGRYGGTFAHKDIAFEFASWISSEFKLYLIIEFQRLKEDENDRLKLEWNLQRTLAKVNYQIHTDAIRDNLIPKALSSSQMTTVYSSEADLLNMALFGKTAKQWRIENPEAEGNIRDQASLEQLVILSNLESINAVLIHQGISQNDRLLQLNTTAINQMKSLLGNRSFLKIK; from the coding sequence ATGAGCAGAAAAAAAATTATCAATGTCAAAGGAACAGAAATCACACTGTTAAGTCAGGATACGAATGACTATATCTCATTGACTGATATCGCTAAATCGAGAAATAATACGGAGCCGTTTGCGGTAATAAACAACTGGATGCGAAACCGAAGTACGATTGAATTCATAGGTTTATGGGAGAAATTGTGCAATCCTGATTTTAAACCTCTCGATTTCGAGAGGTTTAAAAATGAATCCGGAAGTAATTACTTTGTACTATCACCTCAAAAGTGGATTGAATCAACAAATGCAATTGGAATTATTTCTAAATCTGGAAGATATGGCGGCACTTTTGCGCATAAAGATATAGCTTTTGAATTCGCATCATGGATATCATCTGAGTTTAAACTGTATCTGATAATTGAATTTCAGAGACTCAAAGAGGATGAAAACGACCGGCTGAAACTGGAATGGAATCTGCAAAGAACACTGGCAAAAGTGAATTATCAGATACATACGGATGCAATTAGAGATAATTTGATTCCAAAAGCGTTGAGTAGCTCCCAGATGACCACTGTATATTCTTCTGAAGCAGATTTGCTCAATATGGCGTTATTTGGTAAAACTGCCAAACAATGGAGAATAGAAAACCCGGAAGCCGAAGGTAATATCCGCGATCAGGCTAGTCTTGAACAACTGGTCATATTATCTAATCTTGAAAGCATTAATGCTGTGTTGATTCATCAGGGCATTTCTCAGAATGACAGATTGTTGCAATTAAATACCACAGCAATTAACCAAATGAAATCCTTGTTAGGTAACAGAAGTTTTCTAAAAATTAAATGA
- a CDS encoding M23 family metallopeptidase: MSKTRYHFNTKTLRVEEIKVSIKSKFWKFISIITSGMVISAAIMLVLYSFIDSPKEKLLRRENEKLKLQYTMLNNRLDKIQGVLADIENRDDNVYRTIFEAEPISDAVRKAGYGGTDRYSALEGFESSDLMKATAQRLDVISRQLYIQSKSFDEVIQLARNKEQMLVCLPAIQPVSKKLSTIVSGFGYRVHPIYKTLRMHTGIDFAAKIGTPIYATGNGKVIDPKGNESGYGNVVIIDHGYGYQTLYGHMSRKIVNPGDVVKRGQIIGYVGSTGLSVAPHCHYEVIKNGKKIDPVNFFYNDLTPEEYMKVIEAASRPSQSLS, from the coding sequence ATGTCAAAGACACGTTACCATTTTAACACTAAAACACTCAGAGTTGAGGAAATAAAAGTTTCCATCAAGAGTAAATTCTGGAAGTTTATTTCCATTATCACCTCCGGTATGGTTATATCAGCAGCCATCATGCTGGTGCTGTATAGTTTTATTGATTCACCGAAAGAAAAATTACTGCGCCGCGAGAATGAGAAACTGAAACTTCAGTACACCATGCTCAATAACCGCCTCGACAAGATTCAGGGCGTACTGGCCGATATCGAGAACCGCGACGACAATGTGTATCGTACCATTTTCGAAGCTGAACCTATTTCCGATGCCGTGCGCAAAGCAGGCTATGGCGGTACCGACAGATATTCCGCACTGGAAGGTTTTGAATCAAGCGACCTGATGAAGGCAACCGCCCAGCGTCTGGATGTTATCTCACGGCAATTGTATATTCAGTCAAAATCATTCGACGAAGTAATTCAGCTCGCGCGGAATAAAGAACAGATGCTTGTCTGCCTTCCTGCCATACAGCCCGTTTCTAAGAAACTATCAACCATTGTTTCAGGTTTCGGATACCGCGTGCACCCTATCTACAAAACACTTCGTATGCACACAGGCATTGATTTCGCCGCCAAAATAGGCACACCTATCTATGCCACCGGCAACGGAAAAGTAATAGACCCCAAAGGCAACGAAAGCGGATATGGAAACGTGGTGATAATCGACCACGGCTATGGCTATCAAACGCTGTACGGACACATGAGCCGCAAAATTGTAAATCCCGGCGATGTTGTAAAACGCGGTCAGATTATCGGCTATGTGGGAAGCACCGGTCTTTCTGTTGCACCCCACTGTCATTACGAAGTTATCAAGAACGGCAAAAAGATAGACCCTGTTAATTTCTTCTACAACGATCTTACGCCCGAAGAATACATGAAGGTGATAGAAGCGGCATCCAGACCCAGCCAGTCGCTGTCGTAA